Part of the Tolypothrix sp. PCC 7910 genome, GTAATTAACAAGTTCCGCGGACAGCGCTCCATTTTAGAACCAGGTATCAAATGGTTAGAAGCGCGGACTGGTATTCCTGTGATCGGTGTTATACCTTACTTGGAACATATGTTCCCAGCAGAAGACTCCCTAGATTTATTGGAGAGGAAAGCCCAGAAATCCCAAGCTGACCTAGATATTGCTGTTCTACGCTTACCCAGAATTTCTAACTTTACCGACTTCGATCCTTTAGAATCAGAACCGACGGTATCTGTAAGATATCTCAATCCTAAGCAAGAATTAGGTCATCCAGATGCAGTAATTCTACCAGGTACTAAGACCACAATTCCTGACTTGATACTGCTACAGAAAAGCGGTATGGCAGAAGCTATACAACACTATGCAGCCTCTGGTGGTACAGTTTTAGGGATTTGTGGTGGTTACCAAATGCTAGGTCAAATCATCGCCGATCCAGAGGGGATAGAAGGACAAGCTGGCAGATATCAAGGGCTAAATTTATTACCAATTAGAACTGTAATTACTGGTCAGAAAATTGCCCGCCAGCGCCAAGTCAGCTCTAACTTCCCGCAAATGGGCCTACCAGTTTATGGGTTTGAAATTCATCAAGGGCGATCGCGTATTGAACAGCAACCAGATAGCCAAGCCTACCAGCCTCTATTTGATGATATTAATTTAGGCTTAGTAGATAGTTGTCAATCTGTTTGGGGTACATATCTTCATGGTATCTTTGACAACGGCCCTTGGAGAAGGGCTTGGTTAAACCGCCTCCGTCAACAACGGGGTCTCAAATCTCTGCCTACGGGTGTTTCTAACTACCGAGAACAGCGAGAGCAAACTTTGGATTCCCTAGCCACTGAAATTGAAAACCATTTAGACTTAACGCCGTTTTTGTCTTAGAGAGGTTGGTATTTGATGAATGTTCGCGTCCAATTTTTACCAGATGATGTCACAGTAGAAGCTGAAGTGGGAGAACCCCTGTTAGATGTAGCAGAACGGGCGGGGATCTTTATCCCTACTGGCTGTCTCATGGGGACTTGTCACGCTTGCACTGTGGAATTAGAAGATGGAGAAACCATCCGCGCTTGTATCACAGCAGTACCCCCAGGACGCGAACAATTAACCATTAATCTCTTTAGTGACCCAACTTGGTGATGAGGTAGCTATCACCAAGCTGACAATATGATTGCTTTCAAAGTGGAGCAAGACAATTGATGGCTAATGCTCCTTAAACTACATTTTTTTCCCAAATAATCCCCTCATTACACCACTGAATCAGATTGCGCTACTTACTACCTTATATTTACCCAGCTTTTGCATTCAAAGCATATTCTCTAAACCGTTCCAAATCGGCTTGAATTGTGGACTCCACCGCCCGTCCTAAAAATAGGTTATCCATGATTTTGCCAATAATTCCTGGAATGGCATAGGAAACGCTGAGTTTCACAATACTACTATTGTGGCGATCGTAAAAACGAATCGCCCCTTGATTTGGCAAGCCATCAATCGATTTCCATTGAATAATCTGATTGGGTATAACTTTAAGAATCTGAGATTTCCAGGTAAAATCCAGACCGCCAGTACTTAGCTTCCAAATAGATATCTCTGGATTATCGGGTGGAACTGTCACCGAATCAATCCACTTCATCCATTTGGGCATTTGTTCTAAATCAGACCAGAGGCTCCAGACAAAATCTATAGGAGCCTCTACTTCTACCTGTACACTATGCTCTAGCCAGTCTGACATTTTTTCCTCTGCGCCTTTTGTTGCTGAGTGCGGTTCGTTATTGCTTCACATTCTCTAAAATTACTTTTGCTGCCCGCCTTCCGGAAATTGTTGCTCCTTCCATACTATCGATATAGTCTTGCTGAGTGTAACTACCTGCCAAGAAGAAATTCGGTACAGGTGTCTTTTGGTTAGGACGATATACATCCATGCCTGGTGCTTCGCGGTAGAGAGATTGGGCTAGTTTAACTACGTTATACCAAGTCATATTTAACTCCCGCGATGAGGGGAATAGTTCATGCACTTGCCCAAGAACATGCTGGGCGATTGCTTCGTTGCTTTGTTTAATAAATGGATCTCCCGGTGTCAGTACTAACTGCAATAATGAACCCTGTCCTGGGCGATAATAATCTGCAGGGCTACTCAGTGCTAAATCAGAAAAGCAAGAAAAGTCAGCATCGGCGGTGTAAAGTAAGTTATCTATGCCAGCTGCATGATTTAGCTGTTTGCGTTTTTCCTCATCTTGCAGTTCTGTTACCCAGCCATCAAATCTCAGTTGTACTGTTGCTACAGGCACAGCGTCTAGTTTGTAGATATTGTCAAATTCTGACCACTTACGCCACTCCTGCGGTAATATCCGCTGAATACCTGGCACATCACAGGCAAAGACATAGGCATCAGCAGTAATTACTTCCTCTGTATCACCTTGGGCAACTACTATCCCAGTTACACGGGTTTCTTGATCTGATTCTGCAAACTGAATTTCCCGCACTTGCCGACGGGTATGAACTTGCGTGCCTCTAGCAGCCAAATATTCCAAAATGGGTTTGTGCAAGTACTCATGAGGCGAACCTTCCAGCATCCGCAATATGGAAGCCTCAGTTCTCACCGCGAAAAACTGAAAGATTGTTAGCATACAGCGGGCGGAAATGTTTTCGCAATCAATAAATCCTAAGGCGTAAGCGATGGGGTTCCACATCCGCTTAATGCTACCTTGGCTACCACCGTGACTGCGAAACCAGTCAGCAAAGCTAATTTTATCTAAATCGCGAATAGTTTGCATCGCTCCCTCAAAGTCCACTAAACCGCGAACTATCGGGCTAGTACCTAGGGCGATCGCATTTTGCAATTTATCTTGTAATGATAGTTGAGAGGTGGTGAAAAATGCCTTTAAACCATTAAAAGGCGCACCTGTGAAGAACCGAAAATCTAAAGCACCAGTATGCCCACCTTTGTTGATAAAAGTATGGGTATGTTCTTTTAGACGTAAATTGTCTATCGCCCCTACCTTTTTCATCAAGTCAAAAAGCTGATAGTAGCAGCCGAAAAACACGTGCAACCCCATTTCAATATGGTTGCCATCGCCATCTACCCAGCTGCCAACTTTACCCCCAACAAATGGACGGGATTCAAAAATCTGTATTTCACAGCCAGCATCCGCTAAATCTACGGCAGTGGCTAGTCCTGCCAGTCCCGCACCTACGATTGCAACGCGCATTCCGTCGTTCCTTTTCAGTTTCTTTACAGATTGTAACTGGCTTGGTGTCGGAATTTGCTATTTATATGCAGCTGATTACCAGATATGAAAACATGAGAGTTTGTTTACACAAGACTCTCATGAACAAGAGACTAGAGGATCAAGACAATTCAAAATTCAGAAATTTTCTTTGAGGTTAACATTCCTACAAATTTTACAGCGATACTTGACATCATTTGCTACATCGAGGCAACCCCAACATACACATTATTTAAGTCTGCAACGCTCCCCAAGGTGGTAGCCTCTACAACCTACTACCTACTTCACTGTAGTCTTCTCTTTTAGGAGAAGACCAAGTGATTATTTATTGACTTATCACCTATTTGGATGATACTGAAATAAAAACAAGTATTTAAAGGATTGTTGACAAATACCTGTCTACCTGCTCACTTCTTTAGTCTCTTCAGCAATAGATAAACCTCTAATCAGTTCTCGAATTACATCAGTTGCTGGTCTCCCAGTTTGCTGACAGTATTGTTCGAGTTTTTCAGCTTCCTGTGCAGCGAGATTGACAGTTATACGTTTGACAGCCCACTTCTTATTTGTCATTATCATGTTAGTTGCTATATATTAACATCATCAGGGACAGCTAATTAAAGATGAAAAAGGTAACATTCTTAGAATTAGTGTCAGTAAACAAGCAATGCCATTAACACTAAAAATGCTAGTTTTCTCAAAGATTGTTCATTTTCCAATAAAATATAAAAGGTAAAATTCCTTTGATAGTGTTGTGACAGGAAAAATACCGCACACTTGCCTTTGGAGGGCTTTGCATCGGCATAAGTATCTTGGTGAAAGCCAAACAATTAAGTTTTATAAATCAAGGGTTGCCCATACTGTTAAGTAAATAAAGATTGTTGAATTTTTTCTTTAGCAAAAGCATTTGTTTTCCGCTCACGACTAAATTGGTTAAAAAATTCTGGAAAAAACATAATATCATAAGATCTAACAATCAAGTTTTAGAAGATCAACATTGTTAAACGCTTTCTGGGAAAGAGGTTTTAGCAATATATCTAGTTGGTTATTAATCACTGTTAAGCTCATACTAACCAGCCATAACGCCACTGGAGAGGTTGCTGTCCCTGGCATCTAGCTATTGACATAAAACTTTATGCTTATAAATGAAGATGTCTTGAGGGCAAAGGCTGAGTAAATTTTTATGTTCATCTCATATGCACAGTTTGATGCAAAAATTTAGTAGCTTGTCATAAACTTTTAATTAATTTGATTGCTTTCCTCAGTTAGTATTGCCCATAGCAATAGCCAATGATTGTGCTGTTCATATCTAAATTAATTAAGAGCAAATTACTACCAAATGATTATTTTAAAACTTATATCTTTGGTAAGTTGTGTTATCCATTTTCTGGCAAGTAACCACTATTCTTTTTTTAAGAAATGAATTTTGAGACTCTGAGGTAGTCGCTAAGCTTTTTCATAACTATAGATATGTGGTTGATTAAAAGTATTCATCTGACTAAAGTTACAGATATTAAGAGAAATTCTTAATATATTTTCTTGCCATTGATGAATATCTTATTTATTGCCAAAAAAAGTTATTTGCTGTGAATCATTATTTTGTGACCTGAGTTCACTGTATAAAAAATATTGTACACTTCAATATTTTTTGGGTGCATTTATTATAGCTATTATTGCTAAACTTTAAGCAATCTTTATTCAAGGCTTTAATCCTAGGTTTTGTATGCTTTGTAAAATAATTACATAAAAAACCTTGTTTACCTAAAGTTTTAGTGAATGAAATTTATAAATAATAAAATGCTGAACTTTAATTTAAAAGCAAGACAAATGTCTGCACAAGGTTGGTCAATTTTAAAAAGCTTCAACTTAGCAACAAGCTTGGATGAAATTGTGATAATTAATACATTTTAAATAGGAGAATAAGTAAGGATATAAAAGAAGACTATTGTTACTTCATAAAGTTTTGAGCAAGTAAATAATCAGGCTATACGAGTCAAAATACTGATACGAGTATGGAATTGAAGTTTGCCGACAAATCTACTTACAGAAAACCCTCCCTGCTGTTACAAAGCAAGGGATATTTTTGTAATTGGAAGTACTTTATGCTTTAAAACACCAATTGAGTATTCAGTAACTTGTAGTAAACCTGGGATGGGTACTTGTAAACAAAGCTGGAATGTAGCGGTACAGGCGCGTAATTAGTAGATATGACTCAAATGTAGAAATGAAGAGATCTAGGTATGTGCAGTTTTACTATTAGCTTGAAAAATAGCTAAGCACATAGGAGAGGCAAGGCGGTCTTCTACCAAGGGGAGAGGCTAGCGTCTGCCGTAGGATGCCCGTTCGCGTAGCGTCTCCTTTAGGAGAAGGGCTGTAGCAGGGTGGTTTCATACAAACAGAGAAAAATAATAATGATTCATAGGGGGAAATAAAACATTTACAACAGGCGAAGTATGAATCTGCTCGAGCAGTTGCAACAAGTTCCAGACTATCGGCATATCCGAGGACGAAGACACGAGCTATGGTTAGTTTTGTTGTTAATATTACTAGGAGCAATGACGGGGTACTGGGGTTATCGACCACTGGAGGACTTTACTAAGGTACATCGGCAAAGCTTGATTCAAATGTTAGAACTGACAGATGATATTAAGTTTCCTTCATACTCGACATTCCGACGGGTACTAAAAACCATCGATTTTCAGCCATTAACAGACTTATTTAATACTTGGGCATTGGCGATCGCCTCACCAAAACCAGAGGAAAGATTAGCAGTTGATGCTAAGAGCATTCGTTGCACACTGACAGATTATAGTCAGTCATATCAGAACTTTATCTCGGTTGTGTCAGTATTTAGTCACCAACGTGGTGTTGTTGTCCAGATGCAAGCATTTGCTAATAAACAAGTCAGCGAAGTCGCAGTTGTGCAACAGTTAATATCTGAGTTTACAGATTCTAGCGTCATGTTTACCCTGGATGCTCTGCACTGTCAAAAAAAACAGTATCGTTGATTATCAATACAGATAATGATTATTTGATTGGATTGAAGGAAAACCAGCCTAAACTCTACAAAATGGCTCAAACTCAATTCCTTCAATCACCTCCACTCAGTTGTGCCACAGCTATTGATTCGGGGCATTCCAGAATTGTCAAACGCACTTGCCAAGTATTTGCAGTTCCCGAATCACTTCAAAATCAATGGGCTGGACTCAAAACATTTGTTGTTGTCGAGCGTCAGGGTGAACGCGATCGCCAACCATTTCACGAATATCAGTTTTACATTTGTAGTCAACATCTCGAAGCTCAACAATTGCTTGCTGATACTCAAGGACACTGGGGAATTGAAAATCGACTACACTGGGTCAAAGATGTGACATTTTCCGAAGATTTTCCACTGCGTCGTGGTGGCAATGCTCCTGTCAATTGGGCAATTTTGCACACCTTTTTCATTACGATCGCCAGATTTTTTGGTTTCCGAACTATCCCTCAAGCACAACGTGCCTTATCCAACCAACTCCAAAAGGTTTTTTCTCTGTTTGTATGAAACCACCCTGCTTTAGGAGAAGGGCTGTAGGGGGTTTCCCTCATGAGCAATTGCCGAAAGGGTTCCCGCGTTGTAGCAACTGTCATCATGGAAAAGACAGATTTTCATGCTTGGTTATGCCGAAACCGGGTGTGAATGGCTGAGTTGAAATTAATCACAAGAAAAATCAGGGGAGCCACTCAATATATCTATCCCCAATGGCAAATGACAATATTTCCAGAAGGAGGCGTTTATCCCCCTTCTCACAAAAAGCTATTCAAATTGTAGTTCGGGTACGAGTTGCAGAGTCCCAATACCTAAATCTTTGGGTGAAAGCGATCGCGCTTCAAACAAAGCCATCATATCTCGCAATTGCGGGTTGCCACGAGCCGATCCTGTCAATCCTTTGGCAATAATTAAACCACAATAGCCTTTAGTATTTTTACACCGCTGATTCCATTTTTTGCGGGCTTCTACATGGATGGGATCATCATCTAAAAATTCCCCAAACAGAAATAATTCATTATTGTGGGTTTGTAATAAACCTAAGTCGTATTGATTGCCATCAAAGGGATCAGCTCCCGGATTAAAGCAAATTGCTTTTAATCCCCCAGCAGCTTCTAAATGTTCAATTACCGTCTTCGCTCTGGGGCGAGAAGTTTGAATTAAAATCACAGGTAAACCATCACCTACTTTAGTAATTTCACCCACAGGATGATAGGTAACGCCTTGACGCAAATACTCCAGCATTTCCCAAGAGACTACTCCCAAACTTAAGAACGAGTCTTCGGGGATCAAATCATCTCGTAATGAACTAAACATCATGGAGGAGTCTGCTATTTCGTCATCAATATCTAAGCCTGCCATTTCCTCCAATTCTGCCGCCAATTCTGGCATGGTAGAGACAGTCACAGATACTGTTTTCGTTGCTTCATCAGCATGAGGAAGTGTAATCCGATAGCGATGGCTGAGGCTGGGGAAGGAATCTGCATACATTTGGCGACGGTGATCGCGGATAAAGCGGTTAAGGCTTTCTAAAGCTACAAAGACAACTAATGCTTCTTCGTCGTACAAAACAGACCGCAACCCTTCTAAAGGGTGAATATTACCAAAGGTAGGGTCAACTTCAGATAACGGTAAATCTGCTAAATCGCCATCATCTTCTTCATCAGTTTCATCGTTACGCTCAAAGGTAAGAAACAGGCAATCTTGTTTGAGAAAAGCTTCTTCTAAACGTCCTTGTGATTCTTCGTCTCTTAAAACAGCGGCACGAAACTGCTTTAGGGATTCTTCAGAACGGTAGAACAAGATACCATATTCCATTCCCAGCATCCCCATTACAGAGGCGTAGAGTTTACCTACATCCCATCTATTGATTTCTATAGATAAAATTTGCTGTTCTTCCAAAAATTGCCAGGGAGATGCTTGCCAAATCGTAAATGCCTTCTCTTGCAAAGCTTGGGCATACTGGGGAGGTAAATCAGGGATTTGACTATCAAGAATTTCCCCAAAAGAACGAAACAGTTCATCAATTAAAGGTAATTCTGGTGCGTAGTCAATGGCAATGTCCAAATCTTGTAATACCCCGCGCAGATAAAATTGGATTTCGCGATCGCGCACGACAATTCTTTGGGGACGAGCAGGTTTTGCTGGACTATGAGGATGTTCCATTGCTCGCATTAATGTGCGAACAACCGCCTCAGGCCCTGTTTCTGTGCCAACTACATCCATTCCTCTGACAATACCTTGGGAACCGTCCACCCAAAGAATACAATCGCCCTTTCCTTCTGGATCTCTGGGCTGGGTTTGGGAAGATGACAACGGACGGCGATCGCCCTCCCATACAGAAGGAATTTGGGTTAATTTCTTCAACCGACGACTGGTAGAGCGATTAAAACTTGTCATAGAGTAAGTTAATTAAAAGAAGCAATTTATCCGTCAATTTTTGGGATTGGTTAGCCTCAGATGCAATTTTCCTAGCCTTTACCTGAATATTTAGAGGCAATTTAGGCTACCACAAGGCTAAATCTCCCAAAATAGCGAATCTTAAAAGGCACCGAATCTCTCAATTCTAGAATAAAAATATTTAGCTGCTTTTGACGCAGTCTTTACAATTTGCCAATCAGGGACATCAATGTCGCTAGAATGGATACAAAAACACTAACTACAACCCCAGCATACTGGTGAGAGCAATTTAGGAGTTACAACAGCATATGACACAAGCCACTCAGCCACAACAACGTGGAATTCAGTTAAGCGAAACCGCATTACGTCAAGTAAAATCTCTTCGCGATAAGCAAGGTCAAGATTTATGCTTACGGGTAGGTGTGAGACAAGGCGGCTGTTCTGGGATGTCCTACATGATGGACTTTGAAGATGCCAGCAAGATTACCCCCCAGGATGAGATCTTTGACTATGAAGGCTTCAAAATTGTTTGCGATCGCAAAAGCTTATTATACCTCTATGGCTTAATGCTCGATTACAGCGATGCCATGATTGGTGGCGGCTTTCAATTTACTAACCCCAATGCCAACCAAACTTGTGGTTGCGGTAAGTCATTTGGTGTCTAGTCCAAAGTCAACAGTCAACAGTCAACAGTTTACAGTCTTATATTATTGATCCTTCACTAGATGATCCTTTACTATTGACCCTTGACCCTTGACAACTGACCAATGACTAATACTGTTGAATCCCTGTTTGATACAGGTTTAGAACGCTATAAAGCAGGAGAAAGCGCAGCTTCTTTAATTCCTGTTTTTAAAGAAGTTTGCGATCGCTCTCCTAAAAGTAGTTCTGCTTGGACTTGTTTGGCTTGGTTATATATGCTCGACAACAAAGCCAACTTAGCTTACAAAGCTGCACTCAAGGCAGTCAAGCTCAATCCCCAAGACCCACAAGCTAGAATTAATCTCGCCGTGGCTATGTTAGAAATCGGTCAAAAAGGTTTGCGGCAACATATTGATTTCGCTCAACAGTTAATTTTTGTTAATCAAGAATGGGAAGAGGAAGTCAGGAACAGCATCGAAGATGGTTTAACAAGAAAACCAGATTGGCAGAGTTTGGCAAAAGTCAAAGGCTGGCTGTTTGAGAATTAGAGGCGCTTAGGCGCTCAGGCTAGGGTCTAGATAGTAGAATTATTGAGACTATAAAAATAAAGCTTAGTCTCTAATCCCTAGCCCTTTATCCCTCATTCTTAGATCTGTATGAAAGAGAAATTGTTAAGCTGGCTAAACTTTGTTTTAGTTGCAGATGTATTCCTGGTTTTGTTTGGCTTTGCATGGTTTGCGATCGCAGTGATTGGAGATGCCTCTGGTGTGAATTTAGGACTAGATTTGTGGCATCAACTCTGGCAACCTTTGTTTAATCCAGCTATTGGGATTCTCATGGGAGGGGCACTTCTCAGTGGTCTGATCAATTGGGTTTCGCGTAAATTCCAGGCTGATTAGTTTAAAGTTTGGCTCTCTACTCTTAAGGTTATTTTAAAATTTCTCTAAGTGCCGCTGGTAAATGAGGATACTGGTACTGAAAGCCTGATTCCACAGTGCGCTTAGGTAAAACTTGTTGACCT contains:
- a CDS encoding CopG family transcriptional regulator, with protein sequence MIMTNKKWAVKRITVNLAAQEAEKLEQYCQQTGRPATDVIRELIRGLSIAEETKEVSR
- a CDS encoding 2Fe-2S iron-sulfur cluster binding domain-containing protein yields the protein MNVRVQFLPDDVTVEAEVGEPLLDVAERAGIFIPTGCLMGTCHACTVELEDGETIRACITAVPPGREQLTINLFSDPTW
- a CDS encoding iron-sulfur cluster assembly accessory protein; this encodes MTQATQPQQRGIQLSETALRQVKSLRDKQGQDLCLRVGVRQGGCSGMSYMMDFEDASKITPQDEIFDYEGFKIVCDRKSLLYLYGLMLDYSDAMIGGGFQFTNPNANQTCGCGKSFGV
- the cobQ gene encoding cobyric acid synthase CobQ; this encodes MKSIMVVGTTSHAGKSLITTAICRILSRRGWRVAPFKGQNMALNAYVTSSGGEIGYAQAVQAWAAGVVPWVEMNPILLKPQGDMTSQVILKGRPVGKVSAVDYYEQYFELGWRTIEESLQHLGTEFDLLVCEGAGSPAEINLKHRDLTNMRVAKYLNAPTILVVDIDRGGAFAHVIGTLELLDQDERDLIKGIVINKFRGQRSILEPGIKWLEARTGIPVIGVIPYLEHMFPAEDSLDLLERKAQKSQADLDIAVLRLPRISNFTDFDPLESEPTVSVRYLNPKQELGHPDAVILPGTKTTIPDLILLQKSGMAEAIQHYAASGGTVLGICGGYQMLGQIIADPEGIEGQAGRYQGLNLLPIRTVITGQKIARQRQVSSNFPQMGLPVYGFEIHQGRSRIEQQPDSQAYQPLFDDINLGLVDSCQSVWGTYLHGIFDNGPWRRAWLNRLRQQRGLKSLPTGVSNYREQREQTLDSLATEIENHLDLTPFLS
- the zds gene encoding 9,9'-di-cis-zeta-carotene desaturase, which gives rise to MRVAIVGAGLAGLATAVDLADAGCEIQIFESRPFVGGKVGSWVDGDGNHIEMGLHVFFGCYYQLFDLMKKVGAIDNLRLKEHTHTFINKGGHTGALDFRFFTGAPFNGLKAFFTTSQLSLQDKLQNAIALGTSPIVRGLVDFEGAMQTIRDLDKISFADWFRSHGGSQGSIKRMWNPIAYALGFIDCENISARCMLTIFQFFAVRTEASILRMLEGSPHEYLHKPILEYLAARGTQVHTRRQVREIQFAESDQETRVTGIVVAQGDTEEVITADAYVFACDVPGIQRILPQEWRKWSEFDNIYKLDAVPVATVQLRFDGWVTELQDEEKRKQLNHAAGIDNLLYTADADFSCFSDLALSSPADYYRPGQGSLLQLVLTPGDPFIKQSNEAIAQHVLGQVHELFPSSRELNMTWYNVVKLAQSLYREAPGMDVYRPNQKTPVPNFFLAGSYTQQDYIDSMEGATISGRRAAKVILENVKQ
- a CDS encoding M48 family metallopeptidase, which produces MTNTVESLFDTGLERYKAGESAASLIPVFKEVCDRSPKSSSAWTCLAWLYMLDNKANLAYKAALKAVKLNPQDPQARINLAVAMLEIGQKGLRQHIDFAQQLIFVNQEWEEEVRNSIEDGLTRKPDWQSLAKVKGWLFEN
- a CDS encoding SRPBCC family protein, which codes for MSDWLEHSVQVEVEAPIDFVWSLWSDLEQMPKWMKWIDSVTVPPDNPEISIWKLSTGGLDFTWKSQILKVIPNQIIQWKSIDGLPNQGAIRFYDRHNSSIVKLSVSYAIPGIIGKIMDNLFLGRAVESTIQADLERFREYALNAKAG